From Amyelois transitella isolate CPQ chromosome 4, ilAmyTran1.1, whole genome shotgun sequence, one genomic window encodes:
- the LOC106136951 gene encoding GTP:AMP phosphotransferase AK3, mitochondrial, giving the protein MTVKGKILKTLILGAPASGKGTISSRIVKKYAVEHVSSGDKLRDHIEKQTELGKEVKKYLNEGKLVPDEVMIKFMLTELNKVANKPWLLDGFPRTVGQAEALWKVQPVDVVLNLIVPFEVIIDRVKSRWVHLPSGRVYNIGFNTPKVAGKDDETGEALIQRPDDKPEAVQKRLEIYESITRPVIEFYKKKGILKEFEGRTSDEIWPKVTAYLDPLLHK; this is encoded by the coding sequence atgacTGTGAAGGGCAAGATTCTCAAGACATTAATACTGGGTGCTCCGGCCTCAGGGAAGGGCACAATATCTTCAAGAATAGTGAAGAAATACGCCGTTGAGCATGTTTCAAGTGGAGACAAACTTAGAGATCACATTGAGAAACAAACAGAGCTTGGAAAAGAAGTCAAGAAATATTTGAACGAAGGAAAACTCGTCCCTGATGaagtaatgataaaatttatgttgacCGAATTAAATAAAGTGGCAAATAAGCCATGGTTACTTGATGGCTTTCCTAGGACTGTGGGTCAAGCTGAAGCTCTATGGAAAGTACAGCCGGTTGATGTCGTTTTGAACTTAATAGTGCCTTTTGAGGTTATAATTGATAGAGTGAAAAGCCGTTGGGTCCATCTGCCCTCTGGAAGGGTATACAATATTGGTTTTAACACACCAAAAGTTGCAGGAAAAGATGATGAAACTGGTGAAGCATTAATTCAAAGGCCTGATGATAAGCCAGAGGCTGTGCAAAAGCGACTTGAAATATATGAGAGTATCACTAGACCGgttattgaattttacaaaaagaaaggTATTCTCAAAGAATTTGAAGGACGTACATCAGATGAAATTTGGCCTAAAGTGACTGCTTATTTAGACCCTTTGCTGCAtaagtaa